A region of Subdoligranulum variabile DNA encodes the following proteins:
- the nrdR gene encoding transcriptional regulator NrdR codes for MKCPYCGEVDSKVIDSRPTEDGEKIRRRRECLNCKKRFTTYEIVETVPLMVVKKDHSREVFDRQKLLNGMLRACEKRPVSYQQLDDAVSRIEQMLLNSYDREVTSIHIGDLAMQELKKMDDVAYVRFASVYRQFSDVNTFMEELKDMLDTRSKPAEK; via the coding sequence ATGAAGTGCCCATACTGCGGTGAAGTTGATTCCAAAGTTATTGATTCCCGTCCTACTGAAGACGGCGAAAAAATCCGCCGCCGCCGTGAATGCCTGAATTGCAAAAAGCGTTTCACCACCTACGAGATCGTAGAAACGGTCCCGCTGATGGTGGTCAAGAAAGACCATTCGCGTGAAGTGTTTGACCGCCAGAAGCTGCTCAACGGTATGCTACGTGCCTGCGAAAAGCGGCCTGTCAGCTATCAGCAGCTGGATGACGCTGTAAGCCGCATCGAGCAGATGCTGCTGAACTCCTATGATCGGGAGGTCACTTCGATTCATATCGGCGATCTTGCAATGCAGGAACTGAAGAAGATGGATGATGTTGCTTATGTGCGTTTTGCTTCGGTTTATCGGCAGTTCAGCGATGTGAATACCTTCATGGAAGAACTCAAAGACATGCTGGATACCCGCTCAAAACCAGCTGAAAAATGA
- the secF gene encoding protein translocase subunit SecF codes for MNKRGKSWPLFVVAILIVVFSLTAIFGVSYQYGDTKHTYVKGASDIRFGIDIRGGVDVTFMPDGDVDATPEQMTAAKTVIEDRLVGLGITDYESYVDSNKDRIIVRFPWKTGESDFNPQTAIDEIGTTAKMVFRKGSTADGEEILSGDDVTSANAAYSETDGWVVQLKFSSEGAQAFADATTELAASGDPISIWLDDENISTASVDEAITGGEAIIKGNFDQDSAATLANQINSGALPFALSAESYSTISPTLGARSLEVMVLAGIVAFVLVALLMILRYRLPGTIAAVSLLGQVCATLAVVSGYFSVFPGSTLTLPGIAGIILGIGMGVDANVITAERIKEELSKNKTLDGAIKSGFKMGLTPIIDGNVTIVIVAAILMGAFGPTDGFWAKVFNPIFFWFGPSTAGTIYSFGFTLLTSVLLNFVFGVWATRVMIRGAVHCKALRNPWLYGGKKEGGAEYKTPTINFVGNRKKFYAFSCCVIAIVLIFSAVFGVSMDVEFKGGSMITLAYEGDADLDALKNTVSTELNQSNLTLQTGSDISGGQTLTITLPGSETLSTDQLDGLLTTLNEQYPDNQFVQNEVSNVDATIGNEFLLKSLVALVAACVLILLYVAYRFRRIGGLKAGATAVVALLHDMFIIFGVFVLLRIPLNGNFIAAMLTILGYSINDTVVIYDRIRENSALFGKKQMGLKELVNLSINQSFSRSLMTSITTCLALGVICVVSVVYRLDSIYTFAFPLLFGMISGVYSTICIATPLWVDWKMHKKAPAKKKA; via the coding sequence ATGAACAAGAGAGGGAAGTCATGGCCGTTGTTCGTCGTGGCAATTTTGATCGTTGTATTTTCCCTTACGGCCATCTTCGGTGTAAGCTATCAATACGGTGACACCAAGCATACCTATGTAAAAGGTGCTTCGGATATCCGTTTCGGCATCGACATTCGCGGCGGCGTGGATGTCACCTTCATGCCGGATGGGGATGTGGATGCGACACCCGAGCAGATGACTGCCGCCAAAACGGTCATTGAAGATCGTCTTGTGGGCTTGGGTATTACCGATTATGAAAGCTATGTCGACAGCAACAAAGATCGTATCATCGTTCGTTTTCCGTGGAAAACGGGGGAGTCTGATTTCAACCCTCAGACGGCTATCGATGAGATCGGTACTACCGCCAAGATGGTGTTCCGAAAAGGTTCAACTGCCGACGGGGAAGAGATTCTCAGCGGCGATGATGTAACCTCCGCCAATGCTGCATACAGCGAGACCGACGGCTGGGTTGTCCAGCTGAAGTTCAGCAGTGAAGGGGCGCAGGCGTTTGCCGATGCCACGACGGAACTGGCCGCCAGCGGCGATCCGATTTCCATTTGGCTGGATGATGAGAACATTTCCACTGCCTCGGTTGATGAGGCCATTACCGGCGGTGAGGCTATCATCAAGGGGAACTTTGATCAGGACAGCGCCGCAACGCTTGCCAACCAGATTAATTCCGGCGCTCTTCCGTTCGCACTTTCTGCAGAAAGCTATTCCACCATTAGCCCGACGCTGGGTGCCAGAAGCCTGGAAGTAATGGTTCTGGCTGGTATTGTGGCCTTTGTACTGGTAGCGTTGCTCATGATTCTGCGCTATCGCCTGCCCGGTACCATTGCGGCGGTTTCCCTGCTGGGACAGGTTTGTGCTACGCTGGCTGTGGTTTCCGGCTATTTCAGTGTTTTCCCGGGATCCACTCTGACGCTGCCCGGTATTGCTGGTATTATTCTCGGCATTGGTATGGGCGTGGATGCCAACGTTATTACAGCGGAACGCATTAAGGAAGAACTTTCCAAGAACAAAACTCTTGATGGAGCCATTAAGAGCGGCTTTAAAATGGGGTTGACGCCCATCATCGACGGCAATGTCACCATCGTGATCGTGGCCGCCATCCTGATGGGGGCGTTTGGTCCCACGGATGGTTTCTGGGCCAAGGTCTTTAATCCGATCTTCTTCTGGTTCGGACCGTCCACAGCCGGTACCATCTATTCCTTCGGCTTTACTTTGCTGACCAGTGTTTTGCTCAACTTCGTCTTTGGTGTGTGGGCTACTCGTGTTATGATCCGTGGTGCCGTTCACTGCAAGGCTCTGCGCAATCCTTGGTTGTACGGCGGCAAAAAGGAAGGCGGTGCCGAATACAAGACCCCGACCATCAACTTTGTCGGCAACCGCAAGAAGTTCTATGCTTTCTCTTGCTGTGTCATCGCTATTGTTTTAATTTTCTCTGCTGTATTCGGTGTCAGCATGGATGTGGAATTCAAAGGCGGTTCCATGATTACGCTGGCTTATGAGGGAGATGCGGATCTGGATGCGCTGAAGAACACGGTCAGCACCGAACTCAATCAGAGCAATCTGACGCTGCAGACCGGCTCGGATATTTCGGGTGGACAGACGCTGACTATCACGCTCCCCGGTAGCGAAACCCTCTCTACTGATCAGCTGGATGGTCTGCTGACAACACTGAATGAGCAATACCCCGACAATCAGTTTGTCCAGAACGAAGTCAGCAACGTGGATGCAACCATCGGCAACGAGTTCCTGCTCAAGAGCCTTGTTGCACTGGTGGCCGCCTGTGTCCTGATTCTGCTGTATGTCGCGTATCGTTTCCGCCGCATCGGCGGCCTCAAAGCCGGTGCCACGGCAGTGGTCGCGCTGCTGCACGACATGTTCATCATCTTTGGTGTTTTTGTCCTGCTGCGAATTCCTCTGAATGGCAACTTTATCGCCGCGATGCTGACCATTCTGGGCTACTCCATCAACGATACCGTTGTTATCTATGACCGCATTCGGGAAAATAGCGCTTTGTTCGGCAAAAAGCAGATGGGCCTGAAGGAACTGGTCAATCTGTCCATCAACCAGAGCTTCTCCCGCTCGTTGATGACTTCCATTACCACTTGCCTGGCGTTGGGTGTTATCTGCGTCGTGTCGGTGGTTTATCGTCTTGACAGTATCTACACCTTTGCTTTCCCGCTGCTGTTCGGTATGATCAGTGGTGTCTACAGCACGATCTGCATTGCCACACCGCTGTGGGTCGACTGGAAAATGCATAAAAAAGCCCCTGCCAAAAAGAAAGCCTGA
- a CDS encoding aminotransferase class I/II-fold pyridoxal phosphate-dependent enzyme, with protein sequence MADYFAMDHAALTAEKDRLTAEYKKFQDMGLKLNMARGKPGPHQMDLAMDLLKMDDYTTDDGFDARNYGNLEGLYEARELFADVMGVKPAEVFVGGNSSLQLMYNLMAIGFMFGYPESPCPWSQVEKRKFLCPVPGYDRHFAITEEMGFEMINIPMSEDGPDMDMIEKLVAEDDTIKGIWCVPQYSNPDGYTYSDETIRRFAAMKTAAPDFKIFWDEAYIVHHLTDEIIETPVLLNESKKYGTEDRVFMFTSTSKITFPGAGVSAFACSENSMKYICKRFSAMIISYDKMNQLRHVRFLKNKEGVLAHMAKHRRRLVPCFDAVKTTFEEQLTPCGDIAHWTNPKGGYFISLYVMPGCAKRVAQLCKDCGLTLTGAGSAYPYHKDPDDSHLRIAPTYPSLDEVETASALLCVCVRLAVVEKLLADQQ encoded by the coding sequence ATGGCAGACTATTTTGCAATGGACCATGCCGCACTGACCGCTGAGAAGGACCGTCTGACGGCCGAGTACAAAAAGTTTCAGGATATGGGCCTGAAACTCAACATGGCGCGCGGCAAACCCGGCCCTCACCAGATGGACCTGGCGATGGATCTGTTGAAAATGGACGACTATACCACCGATGATGGTTTTGATGCCCGTAACTATGGCAATCTTGAAGGGTTGTATGAGGCCCGGGAACTTTTTGCCGATGTCATGGGCGTCAAGCCTGCCGAAGTCTTTGTCGGCGGCAATTCCAGCCTGCAGCTCATGTACAATCTGATGGCCATCGGTTTCATGTTCGGTTACCCGGAATCTCCGTGTCCGTGGTCTCAGGTGGAAAAGCGTAAATTCCTGTGCCCTGTGCCCGGTTATGATCGTCACTTTGCGATTACCGAAGAGATGGGCTTCGAGATGATCAATATCCCCATGTCCGAAGACGGTCCCGATATGGACATGATTGAGAAACTAGTGGCTGAGGATGACACGATCAAAGGAATTTGGTGTGTGCCTCAGTATTCCAACCCCGATGGCTATACTTACAGCGACGAGACAATCCGCCGTTTTGCTGCTATGAAGACCGCTGCCCCTGATTTCAAGATTTTCTGGGATGAGGCATACATCGTTCACCACCTCACGGATGAGATCATCGAAACGCCGGTACTCCTCAACGAAAGCAAAAAGTACGGCACAGAGGATCGGGTCTTCATGTTTACTTCTACGAGCAAGATCACGTTCCCCGGTGCCGGTGTTTCTGCCTTTGCCTGCAGTGAGAACTCCATGAAGTACATCTGCAAGCGGTTCTCTGCCATGATCATCAGCTATGACAAGATGAATCAACTGCGCCACGTGCGATTCCTGAAGAACAAGGAAGGTGTTCTGGCACATATGGCCAAGCATCGCCGTCGTCTGGTTCCTTGTTTTGACGCGGTCAAGACCACTTTTGAGGAACAGCTGACTCCTTGCGGAGACATTGCACACTGGACCAATCCCAAGGGCGGTTACTTCATCAGCCTGTATGTAATGCCCGGTTGTGCCAAGCGCGTGGCCCAGCTCTGCAAGGATTGCGGCCTGACCCTGACGGGTGCCGGCTCCGCATATCCGTACCATAAGGATCCCGACGACTCCCATCTGCGCATTGCGCCGACGTATCCGAGCCTGGACGAGGTCGAAACTGCTTCTGCGCTGCTGTGCGTCTGCGTACGCCTGGCAGTTGTTGAAAAACTGCTGGCTGACCAGCAGTAA
- a CDS encoding nitroreductase family protein encodes MEFDTLIRERRSIRQYDPNRSATAAQIREIVASAIEAPSWKNSQTARYYAVLSDEMRREFMRLCLPERNAKKAEHAALVVTTFVKETAGFTQGKPDNECADGWGFYDLGLHNALFLLKAKELGLDTLVMGLRDEKSIRTLLKIPQTETIASVIAVGYAAQPANHPPRKAPEEILTFY; translated from the coding sequence ATGGAATTTGACACCCTCATCCGAGAAAGAAGGAGCATCCGTCAATATGACCCCAACCGGTCGGCAACTGCGGCGCAGATCCGTGAAATCGTGGCCTCGGCTATTGAAGCTCCCTCCTGGAAGAACTCACAGACGGCACGTTATTACGCAGTTCTTTCGGATGAGATGCGTAGAGAGTTTATGCGCCTTTGCCTGCCGGAACGAAACGCCAAGAAAGCCGAGCATGCAGCACTGGTGGTAACGACATTTGTAAAGGAAACCGCCGGCTTTACGCAGGGAAAGCCGGACAATGAATGCGCCGACGGCTGGGGATTCTATGATCTGGGGCTGCACAACGCGCTGTTTCTTTTGAAAGCGAAAGAACTGGGGTTGGATACCCTGGTGATGGGGTTGCGGGATGAGAAATCGATCCGAACTCTATTGAAAATCCCTCAGACAGAGACTATTGCTTCCGTTATTGCCGTGGGATATGCAGCACAGCCTGCCAACCATCCACCACGCAAAGCACCGGAGGAAATCCTGACATTTTATTAA
- a CDS encoding DUF6311 domain-containing protein → MLHKNSLQKQQLRLFVLGTLLGIAAFLLVYGIVPLDVTNDTFCRGGYVEKDIQQHYAGWLFYRESALSFPLCVTTAINAPQGVSIAYTDSIPLAALFCRPLANWLGGTFQYFGWFTLLCFALQGGFSALLCGLFSEGTLRPLLGTTLFVSSPILYERAFRHTSLGAQWLVLAALYLYFSLRREGRYASRGLFLLNVLAIGIHPYFLPMTYAVTLALLLEYSVQRHQWKGPVLYLTSNLICTVGLGWLLGLFYGTATNGGQALYGYFSMNLNSLWNPVGINGTLYSRLLPAQNQINGNYDAFAYLGLGVLISLPVVVFHARHRIGKQLLRHWALASVCLILTLFAISNTVTANGVTLFSIPLPGKVVELCSVFRSGGRLFWPVYELLLLSAFAGICRFPASRLVLVLMLVIQIWDVSPGICQRHQDMAAAVQTAAFPSALESNFWKNVAGRYQHIESVQGLQDDALHLALFAADHSMTTNDPFAARYDTVALEQERQKILQELAMGVLRQDTLYLFSDEGAFLQAVEPVKEQAWCGSVTDQTGTSTWYVIAPGLQNQEFDRLCTVYDGSYPLRLADYTDALWNRGVLDSTKKTVCFADSPFARAKLDNAKYLCADGREYAITLVDESDPGWLMVTLEIEDATVLWGQELTTR, encoded by the coding sequence ATGCTCCACAAAAATTCATTGCAGAAACAGCAGCTGCGGTTATTTGTATTGGGAACGCTGCTGGGGATTGCCGCGTTCTTGCTGGTATACGGGATTGTACCTTTGGATGTGACCAATGACACCTTTTGCCGCGGCGGCTATGTAGAAAAAGATATTCAGCAGCATTATGCAGGGTGGCTGTTTTATCGAGAAAGTGCACTCTCATTTCCTCTATGCGTTACAACGGCTATCAACGCACCGCAGGGGGTAAGCATCGCCTATACGGATTCCATCCCGCTGGCGGCACTTTTTTGCAGACCCCTGGCCAATTGGCTGGGAGGAACTTTCCAGTATTTTGGTTGGTTTACCCTTTTATGCTTTGCCTTGCAGGGAGGCTTCAGCGCTTTATTGTGCGGCCTTTTTTCGGAAGGAACACTTCGTCCCTTGTTGGGGACGACACTGTTTGTTTCCAGCCCCATTTTATATGAACGCGCCTTTCGGCATACTTCCCTGGGAGCACAATGGCTTGTTTTGGCAGCGCTCTACCTGTATTTTTCCCTGCGAAGGGAGGGACGCTATGCCTCCCGAGGATTGTTTCTGCTCAATGTGCTCGCAATTGGTATTCACCCTTACTTTTTGCCTATGACTTATGCGGTCACCTTGGCGCTGCTGCTGGAATATAGCGTACAGCGACATCAATGGAAAGGGCCCGTCCTGTATCTTACCTCCAATCTGATTTGCACGGTGGGGCTCGGATGGCTGTTGGGACTTTTTTACGGCACAGCCACCAATGGTGGGCAAGCTCTGTATGGGTATTTTTCCATGAACCTCAATTCCCTGTGGAATCCGGTGGGGATCAATGGTACGCTGTACAGTCGCCTGCTTCCTGCACAGAATCAGATCAATGGAAACTATGACGCGTTCGCTTACCTGGGACTGGGGGTTCTGATATCGTTGCCCGTCGTTGTTTTCCACGCCCGTCACCGGATTGGGAAGCAGCTTCTCCGGCATTGGGCGTTGGCATCTGTTTGTCTCATTCTGACACTGTTTGCAATCAGCAACACCGTCACGGCCAACGGGGTCACCCTTTTTTCCATTCCCCTTCCCGGCAAGGTCGTGGAACTATGCTCGGTATTTCGGTCTGGCGGGCGGCTGTTTTGGCCGGTCTATGAGCTGCTGCTACTGTCTGCATTTGCAGGAATCTGCCGCTTCCCTGCCTCCCGGTTGGTATTGGTGCTGATGCTGGTTATACAAATTTGGGATGTCAGCCCGGGAATTTGTCAGAGACACCAGGACATGGCGGCTGCTGTGCAGACCGCAGCGTTCCCCAGTGCCCTGGAGAGCAATTTTTGGAAAAACGTTGCTGGCCGCTACCAACACATAGAATCCGTGCAGGGACTTCAAGATGATGCACTGCATCTGGCACTGTTCGCCGCCGATCACAGTATGACGACAAACGATCCCTTTGCAGCTCGGTATGATACTGTAGCGTTGGAACAGGAGCGCCAGAAAATTTTGCAGGAACTGGCAATGGGGGTACTGCGGCAGGATACACTGTATCTGTTTTCGGATGAGGGCGCTTTCCTGCAAGCTGTGGAACCGGTAAAAGAACAAGCCTGGTGCGGTTCCGTCACAGATCAGACCGGGACGTCCACCTGGTATGTGATTGCACCCGGGTTGCAGAACCAAGAGTTTGACAGATTGTGTACGGTGTACGATGGTTCGTATCCGCTTCGGCTTGCTGATTATACAGATGCCTTGTGGAATCGCGGTGTGTTGGATTCTACCAAGAAAACAGTGTGCTTTGCCGATTCCCCCTTTGCACGCGCCAAACTGGATAACGCAAAGTATCTTTGCGCAGACGGACGGGAATATGCCATCACCTTAGTGGACGAAAGCGACCCGGGATGGTTGATGGTCACCTTGGAAATTGAGGACGCCACAGTATTGTGGGGGCAGGAGTTGACGACCAGATGA
- a CDS encoding RluA family pseudouridine synthase — MKELHVRSLLPVRLDKYLMEQYPSLGLGRLNKALRENKIKLNGKKQPLSTRVQNGDVIRLFLKDEQLEDRPLPSAVFVYEDEDILVVNKPAGIEVDGPAADTLLKRVQTTLAAAGKAGHAVLCHRLDTGTSGLVLLAKNQATELFLTQAIKARTIEKRYLCVTFGRPQPPAALMHDYLLKDAERGVVKIITSPASGAKEVITGYETLAVSGRLALLEVELVTGRTHQIRAHLAHIGCPILGDSKYGNNAANRELHFKYQALCAWELRFPETIENPQFAHLAGRVFHAEKPWYCRQIMDGTLR; from the coding sequence ATGAAAGAGTTGCATGTAAGAAGCCTTTTGCCGGTAAGGCTGGACAAATATTTGATGGAACAGTATCCTTCTCTCGGTTTGGGGAGATTGAATAAGGCATTGCGGGAAAACAAAATTAAGCTGAACGGAAAAAAACAGCCCCTCTCCACCCGGGTGCAGAACGGCGACGTAATTCGCTTGTTCCTGAAAGATGAGCAGCTGGAAGATCGTCCGCTTCCGTCCGCCGTGTTTGTATATGAAGATGAGGATATCCTTGTGGTCAACAAACCGGCCGGTATCGAAGTGGATGGTCCAGCGGCAGATACTCTGCTCAAACGCGTGCAGACCACCCTTGCCGCTGCGGGAAAGGCGGGGCATGCGGTACTGTGCCATCGTTTGGATACCGGGACCAGCGGATTGGTTCTTCTGGCCAAAAACCAGGCCACAGAACTCTTCCTTACCCAAGCCATTAAGGCCCGTACAATTGAAAAGCGGTATCTCTGCGTGACCTTTGGAAGGCCACAACCTCCTGCGGCTTTGATGCATGATTACCTGCTCAAGGATGCAGAACGGGGTGTGGTAAAAATCATCACCTCTCCTGCCAGCGGCGCTAAAGAAGTTATTACGGGATATGAAACGCTGGCAGTAAGCGGTCGTTTGGCACTTTTGGAGGTGGAACTGGTAACGGGGCGGACCCACCAGATCCGCGCTCATCTGGCGCATATCGGATGCCCTATTCTGGGAGATTCCAAATATGGAAATAATGCAGCAAACAGGGAGTTGCATTTCAAGTATCAGGCGTTGTGTGCCTGGGAACTTCGGTTTCCTGAAACCATTGAAAATCCACAGTTCGCGCATCTGGCGGGACGTGTATTCCATGCGGAAAAGCCCTGGTACTGCCGCCAGATCATGGATGGTACACTTCGATAA
- a CDS encoding IS3 family transposase, with translation MCGFFCVSRSGYYSYTERLNRPDPNQAIIERIASQQKRCKNTYGYRRMQLWLDKNGCHKNPKTILKRMKSHGLLSEIRNFSDSQSGAGYHSTCCKERKSRRGIAPLRRPRLSIYLTRIF, from the coding sequence ATGTGCGGGTTCTTTTGTGTTTCCCGAAGCGGGTATTATTCGTATACTGAAAGATTGAACCGACCAGATCCAAATCAGGCAATCATAGAGCGGATTGCAAGTCAACAGAAACGCTGCAAAAATACATACGGCTATCGCAGGATGCAGCTCTGGTTGGACAAGAACGGTTGCCACAAGAATCCCAAAACCATCCTCAAACGCATGAAAAGCCACGGTTTGTTGTCCGAAATCCGCAACTTCTCAGACAGTCAATCTGGTGCTGGATACCATTCGACTTGCTGTAAAGAAAGAAAAAGTCGCCGGGGAATTGCACCTCTGCGGCGACCAAGGCTTTCGATATACCTCACACGGATATTTTAA
- a CDS encoding helix-turn-helix domain-containing protein: protein MPRKYSHIQDHEKEILELREQGMTLREIGEKLGVSYKATRECTTRYNRRQRKLAAGVIPKPKGRPRKAEPDKSSIEYYKAEIERLKMENELLRDFLQSTERE from the coding sequence ATGCCGAGAAAATACAGCCATATTCAAGACCATGAGAAAGAAATACTGGAACTGCGGGAGCAGGGAATGACCCTGCGGGAAATCGGGGAGAAATTGGGGGTTAGCTATAAAGCAACGAGAGAATGCACCACCCGATATAACCGAAGACAGAGAAAACTTGCCGCAGGGGTTATTCCAAAACCCAAGGGAAGGCCCAGGAAAGCCGAGCCAGATAAATCCAGCATTGAATACTACAAAGCTGAGATTGAACGCTTGAAAATGGAGAATGAGTTGCTGCGGGATTTTCTGCAATCCACAGAAAGGGAGTGA
- a CDS encoding toprim domain-containing protein — protein MLKIHEVLLVEGRYDAARLHNLVEGTILTSDGFRIMKDRALQTMIKRLGRAQGLIILTDSDAAGFKIRHFVTGLVGAEHVLQAYVPAIAGKEARKESPGKEGLLGVEGIPDGLILQGLQTALDSRPYKADDQSAPAPITYTDLYEWGISGTANSATRRRKLLQQLGLPPRLSKKELLQVLSTLYTRDGLAAQISQLEEDY, from the coding sequence ATGCTGAAAATTCATGAAGTTCTCCTGGTAGAAGGAAGGTATGATGCTGCCCGCCTGCATAATCTTGTGGAGGGAACCATTCTCACCTCCGACGGCTTCCGTATCATGAAAGACCGTGCCTTGCAGACGATGATCAAGCGCTTGGGTCGTGCCCAAGGACTTATTATTCTGACGGATTCCGACGCGGCAGGTTTTAAGATCCGTCATTTTGTAACCGGGCTTGTGGGCGCTGAACATGTGTTGCAGGCCTACGTTCCCGCTATTGCCGGAAAGGAAGCTCGCAAGGAATCGCCTGGGAAAGAGGGGCTCCTGGGAGTGGAAGGTATCCCGGATGGCCTGATCCTGCAAGGGCTGCAGACTGCACTGGACAGTCGGCCGTATAAGGCTGACGATCAATCTGCCCCAGCTCCCATCACCTACACAGATTTGTACGAGTGGGGAATTTCTGGCACAGCGAACAGTGCAACGCGCAGGCGCAAATTGCTTCAACAATTGGGGTTGCCGCCACGGCTGAGTAAAAAAGAACTTTTGCAGGTTCTTTCCACACTGTATACGCGGGATGGCCTGGCTGCACAAATCTCACAGCTGGAAGAGGATTACTAA
- the holA gene encoding DNA polymerase III subunit delta: MLYSEKELKKRLQSGCALYYFYASDEALVRSAAAKALKVLNQDDPETTILDGPTPTVEEIVLAAGTISFFGGKRLVLMPLIRPSTYSDKDLQELCETLADTENAIFVMTSVIEEKFGKLRPGKREQKLIAACEGIGYCVQINKPGRSELQSMARSWAEDAGASFAPGSESALLDRCGEDQFLLQNEIAKLAALANYGIITQEMVQQLGTVTLDADTFEMVELVVSGRTDQAQKRLKTLLELQNDPIMIAGALIGNYLDLYRVLLGKRGRRSLADVAKDFGYGGKWSYRLGKTEKTASRFKRHQLEQCLCILQKLDLDLKSSKLDADLLLQKALCELSLAGRRAC; this comes from the coding sequence TTGCTCTACAGTGAGAAAGAACTGAAAAAAAGGTTGCAGTCCGGCTGCGCCCTCTATTATTTTTATGCCTCTGACGAAGCATTGGTGCGCTCTGCAGCCGCCAAAGCTCTAAAGGTCCTGAATCAGGACGACCCCGAAACAACGATTCTGGATGGTCCCACGCCTACGGTGGAAGAGATTGTTCTGGCGGCAGGAACAATCTCATTTTTTGGCGGTAAACGTCTGGTTCTGATGCCGCTGATCCGTCCTTCTACGTATTCGGACAAAGATCTTCAGGAACTTTGTGAAACCCTGGCCGATACCGAAAACGCAATCTTTGTGATGACCAGTGTCATAGAAGAAAAATTCGGCAAGCTGCGCCCCGGAAAGCGTGAACAAAAACTGATTGCCGCTTGTGAAGGCATAGGATACTGTGTACAGATCAACAAACCGGGGCGTTCAGAATTGCAGTCCATGGCACGCAGTTGGGCAGAAGATGCCGGCGCTTCGTTCGCACCAGGAAGTGAGTCTGCTTTGTTGGATCGCTGCGGGGAGGACCAGTTTCTTCTCCAAAACGAGATTGCCAAACTGGCCGCTTTGGCGAACTACGGAATCATCACCCAGGAAATGGTTCAGCAGCTTGGAACGGTAACGCTTGATGCCGATACTTTTGAGATGGTGGAGTTGGTGGTGTCCGGTCGAACTGATCAGGCGCAGAAACGTCTGAAAACCTTATTGGAGTTGCAGAACGATCCCATTATGATTGCCGGTGCACTGATCGGCAATTATCTGGATCTGTATCGGGTGCTTCTCGGAAAGCGAGGCCGCCGCAGCCTGGCCGATGTAGCCAAGGATTTTGGTTATGGAGGTAAATGGAGTTATCGCCTCGGCAAGACGGAAAAGACGGCCTCCCGTTTCAAGCGACATCAGTTGGAACAATGCTTGTGCATCCTGCAAAAACTGGACCTGGATCTGAAAAGCAGCAAGCTGGATGCTGATCTGCTGTTACAAAAAGCGCTGTGCGAGCTATCCTTGGCCGGGAGGCGTGCATGCTGA